One Alteromonas sp. KC3 DNA segment encodes these proteins:
- a CDS encoding insulinase family protein, whose protein sequence is MSNTINFENAHHITLPNGMRAMLCHTPSATESYVSMAVRAGHFYDPQDCQGLAHLLEHMLFMGSRHLPKPNAINGFIEQHGGTINAWTGTEYTNYHFSCTGDALAQTLPAFADMLRQPLFEEDSLSKEINNIHAEFEFKKKDDLRRLYQIHKETCNPAHPFSKFSVGNSDTFSKHSATELKQRLKALHSTYYCANNMCLCIASPMPFDQLSSLVNQCFGSLESGALANDDWPALYTENELGIQINIHPLQDAKRMIVTFALPALQNDFRSKPLNYISHLIGDEGEGSLLAYLKEQDWALNLIAGSGIEGDHFKDFNVSFQLTQKGLENKTEILRALFCYIELIKKAVDEAWRYDEKAKLNALALEYEENVKPLGLVAEYAQHLFVFSADEVNILRSTIGSYDKSVLVHALSYFTGQNVRIKVISKSEKTTKVCAFYMAEYHVEKIDPAVLDSLATPPVIEALRLPPPNPYLGDEYQLILPEQGYNVPNKLIDDSDYRFWFAQDQQFHSPKGDIYVSYDADSFSNTLESVAAKRIWLGALNDHLQAKYYRAEIAGLHYRIYGHQAGFTLHTRGFTNQQTLLANQLLNAVKTYIPDERAFNHHKALQTQSLQNSLLNKPTNRLFSRLSVLIQRNTQAPVELLDVVGNISYEQMLQCREQAFSHYFVETFMHGNWASDEAKRFANNVRELNDRANGSPLSRAVSKLPVGKGLYHEVCCDHDDSAIVLYLQAPSSSLTDTALCMVLEQMLAAPFFNALRTEQQLGYIVGTGYVPHNQHPGMAFYIQSPQCSPKHLLDATTEFLYQQLQEIEFYRFYWPNIQQNLIKQLEERDLTLSMKSQRLWVSLGTQDFGFNRNVKLAERVKALSFEEIQAFAEKLANREYCGELVLYSRGKYEDIPNLEKRTINSISEFKQKIPYY, encoded by the coding sequence GTGAGTAACACTATAAACTTTGAAAATGCGCACCACATTACCTTGCCTAACGGTATGCGTGCAATGTTATGTCACACCCCATCCGCCACTGAGTCCTACGTTTCCATGGCGGTTAGAGCAGGCCATTTTTATGACCCCCAAGACTGTCAGGGGCTTGCACACCTGCTTGAGCATATGCTGTTTATGGGCAGTCGACACTTACCTAAACCTAATGCAATTAACGGTTTTATAGAGCAGCACGGTGGTACGATAAACGCTTGGACAGGCACGGAGTATACAAACTACCATTTCAGCTGTACTGGCGATGCCCTTGCGCAAACGTTGCCAGCATTTGCCGACATGCTTCGGCAACCTTTGTTTGAGGAAGACTCGCTAAGCAAAGAAATTAACAACATTCACGCTGAATTTGAGTTTAAGAAAAAAGATGATCTACGCAGGCTTTATCAAATTCATAAAGAGACGTGTAACCCTGCCCACCCATTTTCTAAGTTTTCAGTGGGCAATAGCGACACCTTTTCAAAACACTCTGCAACTGAACTTAAGCAACGTCTAAAAGCACTCCATTCAACATATTATTGTGCTAACAATATGTGCCTTTGTATTGCCAGTCCCATGCCGTTTGACCAACTATCATCATTAGTAAACCAGTGTTTTGGTTCATTAGAGTCAGGAGCGTTGGCGAATGATGACTGGCCCGCCCTTTACACAGAAAATGAACTTGGCATTCAAATAAATATCCATCCCTTACAGGATGCCAAGCGGATGATCGTCACCTTTGCGTTACCAGCGCTGCAAAATGACTTTAGAAGCAAACCGTTAAATTACATTAGTCATCTTATCGGTGATGAAGGAGAAGGTAGCTTACTGGCTTATTTGAAAGAGCAAGACTGGGCACTTAATTTAATTGCGGGTTCTGGTATAGAAGGCGACCACTTCAAAGATTTTAATGTTAGCTTTCAACTCACTCAAAAAGGGCTAGAAAACAAGACTGAAATACTACGCGCGCTATTTTGCTATATTGAGCTGATAAAAAAAGCAGTGGATGAAGCATGGCGTTACGACGAAAAAGCCAAGCTAAATGCACTTGCGTTGGAATATGAGGAAAATGTCAAACCGCTGGGCTTAGTTGCAGAATACGCTCAACATTTATTCGTTTTCAGTGCCGATGAAGTTAACATTTTACGCTCGACAATAGGCAGTTATGACAAAAGCGTATTGGTGCACGCTCTGTCATATTTTACGGGTCAAAATGTTCGAATAAAAGTTATCTCCAAAAGTGAGAAAACAACTAAAGTCTGCGCATTTTACATGGCAGAATATCACGTTGAAAAAATAGACCCCGCCGTATTAGATAGTCTTGCGACACCGCCAGTAATTGAGGCTTTAAGACTTCCGCCCCCAAACCCTTATCTTGGCGATGAATATCAGTTAATACTCCCCGAGCAAGGCTATAACGTGCCAAATAAGCTAATTGATGATTCAGACTATCGCTTTTGGTTTGCACAAGATCAGCAATTTCACAGCCCTAAGGGCGATATTTATGTTTCATATGATGCCGACAGTTTTTCTAACACACTTGAATCGGTTGCTGCGAAACGAATTTGGCTAGGTGCACTTAATGACCATCTTCAAGCAAAATACTATCGCGCAGAAATAGCAGGGTTACATTACCGAATTTACGGCCATCAAGCGGGCTTTACGCTTCATACTCGTGGTTTTACGAACCAACAAACACTGTTAGCCAATCAGTTATTAAATGCAGTAAAAACCTATATTCCCGATGAACGTGCTTTTAATCACCACAAAGCGCTTCAAACCCAGAGCTTACAAAATTCATTGCTCAACAAGCCTACTAACAGATTATTTTCACGTTTAAGTGTTTTGATTCAAAGAAATACACAAGCGCCGGTTGAGTTACTGGATGTAGTGGGAAATATTAGCTATGAGCAAATGCTCCAGTGCAGAGAGCAGGCCTTTAGTCATTATTTTGTTGAAACCTTTATGCATGGCAATTGGGCTAGTGACGAAGCGAAGCGGTTTGCCAACAATGTGCGCGAACTCAATGACAGAGCAAATGGTAGCCCCCTATCGCGCGCGGTCTCTAAACTGCCAGTTGGTAAAGGCCTGTATCATGAAGTGTGCTGCGACCATGACGACTCTGCGATTGTACTTTACTTACAAGCGCCATCGTCAAGCTTAACGGACACAGCCTTGTGCATGGTATTAGAGCAAATGCTAGCAGCGCCTTTCTTTAACGCACTTAGAACAGAGCAACAGTTAGGTTATATCGTGGGTACCGGTTATGTGCCGCACAATCAGCACCCAGGCATGGCTTTTTATATTCAAAGTCCTCAATGCAGTCCAAAGCACTTGTTAGACGCCACAACAGAATTTTTGTATCAACAATTGCAAGAAATTGAATTTTACCGTTTTTATTGGCCCAACATTCAGCAAAATCTTATAAAACAATTGGAAGAACGCGATCTTACCTTATCCATGAAATCACAACGACTATGGGTGAGCTTGGGAACTCAGGATTTCGGTTTTAACAGAAATGTGAAACTAGCGGAGCGTGTGAAAGCGTTGAGTTTTGAAGAAATTCAGGCCTTCGCAGAAAAATTGGCAAATCGCGAGTATTGCGGTGAATTAGTCCTTTATTCTCGCGGCAAATATGAAGATATTCCCAATCTAGAAAAACGTACAATCAACAGTATTTCCGAGTTCAAGCAAAAGATACCGTATTATTAA
- the sixA gene encoding phosphohistidine phosphatase SixA, with the protein MSGQSSNDDIYLFIMRHGEAESPRLDDRSRQLTAVGREQSKAAAAWLKHHYCESGRVDLALVSPYRRAKQTHDMVSLDIVADKLESSEDIIPEGSPKLVSDYIDARVHAAINAKKPIRSMLLVSHMPFVSYLVDELCQSYTTSLFSTASIAVVKYSLREHKGTLVTHYQGL; encoded by the coding sequence ATGTCAGGTCAAAGTAGCAACGACGACATTTATTTGTTTATTATGCGTCACGGCGAGGCTGAATCGCCTCGATTGGATGACAGAAGTAGGCAATTAACGGCAGTTGGTCGAGAACAATCCAAAGCTGCAGCGGCATGGTTAAAACATCACTATTGTGAGAGTGGACGAGTGGACTTAGCGCTAGTAAGCCCATACCGTCGCGCCAAACAAACTCACGACATGGTGTCTTTAGACATTGTTGCTGACAAACTAGAAAGCAGCGAAGATATCATCCCTGAAGGCTCTCCCAAACTGGTGAGCGACTACATTGATGCGCGAGTTCACGCCGCAATAAATGCAAAAAAGCCCATTCGTTCAATGCTCCTAGTAAGCCATATGCCATTTGTTAGTTATTTGGTCGATGAACTTTGTCAATCTTATACAACAAGTTTGTTTTCAACGGCTTCTATTGCGGTAGTTAAGTATTCTCTTAGAGAGCACAAAGGTACGTTAGTTACGCATTATCAAGGGTTGTAG
- a CDS encoding HlyC/CorC family transporter has product MDDISTSTLFIALGVLILLSAYFSSSETGMMSINRYRLKHLQGEGNRSAIRVAKLLDRPDRLIGLILIGNNLVNIAASSLATILCIRLFGDYWGLFAATFGLTLVLLIFAEVTPKTLAALYPEKVAFPSSIILLPLLTLLYPFVAAINGITNGILALLRISPANGSDDSLSREELRTVVFEAGTMIPKKHQDMLVSILDLESVTAEDIMVPRAEIFAIDINDDWKKIQKSLTHAQHTRVLLYRDSIDDAVGFVHVRDALRLLSKDQFTKSSLLRAVREIYYTPESTPLHTLMYKFQAEKERIALVVDEYGDIMGLVTLEDILEEIIGDFTTSMVPDHSKEAHVQQDGSVLVDGSANVRELNKEMNWNLPTEGPKTLNGLLLEYLEDIPENKISVRLAGYPLEIVDITENMIKTVRIMPEYYVAPRDNGTERPN; this is encoded by the coding sequence TTGGACGACATATCTACGAGTACGCTGTTTATCGCGCTCGGCGTACTCATACTTCTATCTGCGTATTTTTCTAGTTCTGAAACTGGAATGATGTCGATAAACCGCTATCGACTTAAGCACCTTCAAGGCGAAGGTAACCGCTCAGCTATCCGCGTTGCTAAGCTACTCGACAGACCTGACCGCCTTATAGGTCTCATCCTTATCGGTAATAATCTTGTCAATATTGCTGCATCGTCATTAGCAACTATCTTGTGTATCCGGTTATTTGGAGATTACTGGGGGTTATTTGCTGCTACTTTTGGTCTTACTTTGGTACTACTGATATTTGCAGAAGTGACGCCGAAGACGCTTGCTGCGCTCTACCCTGAAAAAGTTGCGTTTCCAAGCTCAATCATTTTGCTCCCCTTGCTCACCTTGCTCTACCCTTTTGTAGCGGCAATAAACGGCATTACAAATGGTATTTTGGCTCTTTTAAGAATAAGTCCAGCAAACGGTAGCGACGATTCATTAAGCCGTGAAGAGCTGCGAACAGTTGTGTTTGAAGCTGGCACCATGATCCCCAAAAAGCACCAAGATATGTTGGTTAGTATTCTCGATTTAGAGAGTGTAACCGCGGAAGACATAATGGTTCCGCGCGCTGAAATTTTCGCTATCGATATCAACGATGATTGGAAAAAGATCCAGAAGTCACTTACCCATGCACAGCACACGCGAGTACTTTTGTACCGCGACAGTATTGATGATGCGGTGGGTTTTGTACACGTTCGTGATGCATTGAGACTGTTATCTAAAGATCAATTCACAAAGTCGAGTCTACTACGTGCGGTTCGCGAGATTTACTACACTCCAGAATCCACCCCACTTCACACGCTAATGTATAAATTCCAAGCCGAAAAAGAACGCATTGCGTTGGTTGTGGATGAGTACGGTGACATTATGGGCTTGGTTACATTAGAAGATATCTTGGAAGAAATCATCGGTGACTTCACGACGAGCATGGTGCCTGACCACAGTAAAGAAGCACATGTACAACAGGATGGGTCTGTACTAGTAGATGGCAGTGCCAACGTTCGTGAACTTAACAAAGAGATGAACTGGAATCTACCAACAGAAGGTCCGAAAACGTTAAATGGTTTGTTGCTTGAATACCTTGAAGATATTCCTGAAAACAAAATAAGCGTGCGCTTGGCGGGTTATCCATTAGAGATAGTCGATATTACCGAGAACATGATTAAAACCGTTCGAATTATGCCCGAGTACTACGTTGCTCCGCGGGATAACGGTACAGAAAGGCCGAATTAA
- a CDS encoding cytochrome C assembly family protein — protein sequence MNTLFAISAAFLYASAAAVLIGKFVHHEGPNKRLGLSLASVGVIAHIAFLINAIMIAPGQDMSVTNVLSLVSWIITVAMLIFARAIPNLILLPVVFGFASFSVLASKFIPVSYIMHIELQPGLVVHISLSLFAYCTLVIAFLYALQMSYITYRLKQKGASLLHSSLPPLMLVEGILFKLLLAGTSLLTVSLISGFVFLDDMFNKTYAHKTVLSIAALVVFLILLVGQKLRGWRGRQVIVMTVLGVILLSLAYFGSKLVKELIL from the coding sequence ATGAACACCCTTTTCGCCATATCCGCTGCTTTTTTATACGCTTCAGCCGCTGCGGTGTTGATTGGCAAGTTTGTCCATCACGAAGGACCTAACAAGCGTCTTGGTTTATCACTAGCAAGTGTTGGGGTTATTGCGCATATTGCCTTTTTGATTAACGCGATAATGATTGCACCAGGCCAAGATATGAGTGTGACCAATGTACTCTCCTTGGTGTCGTGGATCATTACAGTCGCCATGTTGATTTTTGCCCGCGCTATCCCGAACCTTATTTTGTTACCGGTGGTGTTTGGGTTTGCCAGTTTTTCAGTATTGGCCTCAAAATTTATCCCCGTATCTTACATAATGCATATCGAGTTGCAGCCTGGTTTAGTCGTTCACATAAGCTTGTCGCTTTTTGCTTACTGCACATTAGTGATTGCATTTCTATACGCACTTCAGATGTCTTACATTACTTATCGCCTAAAACAGAAAGGGGCTTCACTGCTACACTCTTCGCTTCCACCTTTAATGTTAGTTGAGGGTATTCTTTTTAAGTTACTTTTGGCAGGTACTTCGCTACTTACTGTATCGCTTATCAGTGGCTTTGTGTTTCTCGACGATATGTTCAATAAAACCTATGCACACAAAACGGTACTCTCTATCGCGGCTCTAGTGGTTTTTCTCATTCTGCTTGTGGGACAAAAACTTAGAGGATGGCGCGGCCGACAGGTTATCGTAATGACAGTGTTAGGCGTCATCTTATTGTCACTGGCTTACTTTGGAAGCAAGTTAGTTAAAGAACTCATTCTCTAA
- the ffh gene encoding signal recognition particle protein, giving the protein MFENLSERLGQTLRNVSGKGRLTEDNIKETLREVRMALLEADVALPVVKAFVAQVKERAVGTEVTKSLKPGQVFIKIVQSELESVMGEANEKLNLAAQPPAVVLMAGLQGAGKTTSVGKLAKYLTEREKKKVMVVSADVYRPAAIKQLETLAGEVNVAFHPSTILQKPVDIVNDAIAEAKKHFFDVLLVDTAGRLHVDSDMMDEIKELHAAVKPIETLFVVDAMTGQDAANTAKAFNDALPLTGVILTKADGDARGGAALSVRHITGKPIKFIGMGEKVDALEPFHPERIASRILGMGDVLSLIEEVERKVDKSKAEKLAKKVQKGKGFDLQDFKDQLEQMKNMGGMMGMLDKLPGMGGMSDKIKDQANDKQFNQMEAIINSMTPAERARPDMIKGSRKRRIAAGSGTQIQDVNRLLKQFTQMQKMMKKMSGGGMKKMMRQMKGMMPPGGGFGGPGGPGGPGGFGGPGGFGGGGGFPPR; this is encoded by the coding sequence ATGTTTGAAAATTTATCCGAACGCTTAGGCCAAACATTAAGAAATGTTAGCGGCAAGGGGCGTCTTACTGAAGATAATATTAAAGAAACGCTGCGCGAAGTGCGTATGGCGCTTCTTGAAGCTGATGTTGCCTTACCTGTTGTAAAGGCGTTTGTTGCGCAAGTCAAAGAGCGAGCAGTCGGCACAGAAGTGACTAAGAGCCTTAAACCTGGCCAAGTGTTCATCAAAATTGTGCAGTCTGAACTTGAATCAGTTATGGGGGAAGCGAACGAAAAGCTAAACCTCGCTGCGCAACCGCCTGCTGTTGTATTGATGGCGGGTCTTCAAGGTGCGGGTAAAACAACCTCTGTGGGTAAGTTAGCGAAGTACCTCACTGAGCGCGAAAAGAAAAAGGTAATGGTAGTTAGTGCCGACGTATACCGTCCGGCGGCAATTAAACAGCTCGAAACCTTGGCTGGCGAGGTTAACGTTGCATTCCATCCTTCTACTATTTTGCAAAAGCCCGTTGACATTGTTAACGATGCCATTGCCGAAGCGAAAAAGCACTTCTTTGATGTACTGTTAGTCGATACCGCAGGTCGTCTTCATGTTGATAGCGACATGATGGATGAAATTAAAGAGCTTCACGCGGCAGTTAAACCAATTGAAACCTTGTTCGTGGTAGATGCCATGACAGGTCAAGATGCCGCGAATACAGCGAAAGCATTTAATGATGCACTCCCACTTACTGGTGTCATTCTTACTAAAGCCGATGGTGATGCAAGAGGCGGTGCTGCTTTATCTGTACGTCATATCACTGGTAAGCCAATTAAATTCATTGGTATGGGCGAAAAGGTTGATGCACTAGAGCCTTTCCATCCAGAGCGTATAGCATCTCGTATTCTAGGAATGGGTGATGTACTTAGCCTAATTGAAGAGGTTGAGCGCAAAGTTGATAAGTCGAAAGCAGAAAAACTGGCCAAGAAAGTTCAGAAGGGTAAAGGCTTCGACCTACAAGACTTCAAAGATCAACTTGAGCAAATGAAGAATATGGGCGGCATGATGGGTATGCTTGATAAGCTGCCTGGCATGGGCGGTATGTCTGATAAAATTAAAGATCAGGCAAACGACAAGCAGTTCAATCAAATGGAAGCCATCATTAACTCAATGACACCGGCTGAACGCGCTCGTCCAGATATGATTAAAGGTTCGCGTAAACGTCGTATTGCAGCAGGCTCAGGTACGCAAATTCAAGACGTAAACCGTTTGCTGAAACAGTTTACGCAAATGCAGAAAATGATGAAGAAGATGTCTGGCGGCGGCATGAAGAAAATGATGCGTCAGATGAAGGGCATGATGCCTCCGGGTGGTGGTTTTGGAGGCCCTGGTGGTCCAGGCGGCCCGGGTGGATTCGGCGGTCCAGGTGGGTTCGGCGGTGGCGGTGGATTTCCACCACGTTAA
- a CDS encoding collagen-like triple helix repeat-containing protein, producing MEFNKTSQQKLKLSLLATAMAFSLSACDGDDGADGMNGVDGIDGAPGQDGAPGQDGTPGFASATFLVANNGDENRNTVTSIDQNANALSTVTTGANEGIVFTQGGTLVQAGDSDLPLLRTQCNFDAQADYMMSTGHEITGATTGLVNPKGITFAQNSGLVMVADFNGQKISVFGSQAAGDVAPIAEIMTTTKPWDVAYDEQSDRLFVALTDGTLAVYDNVAGSNFAPSVMRSVVPSDAEGNQISINLHGIVYEPMSNRMVLSDVGDAAVADDGQIFVLDNVSSADGAVVPSRVIGGASTQLGNPVDIVLTGSDLRVAEKSNDAILVFSNIFNGASGDVAPTLSTPSVKPESLAELTQLDDMKDASDDGITTMPIMGLAVSSNPSSDSETTGQVAQYSAVLSSELSTFDASMSIESAAFTASGDGVITFDNVDTSTGGLLVVNRLKSTRDGMMYSDSFDHMIVGSETGLVAPKGLDIASKAGVVFVADVNETTPAVRVFSPCASGNVAPLLTLEATNGARPWDVDYDPSTDSAYLALTNGSVAVFEEVLRKMESGETVITGEDRLIIPASGGAAFAAPTNIHGIDYDSQSDSLVISDVGSAADATDGKLYVIPGAGSADGLIDVSVNIAGPNSMLGNPVDLMLSNGHVYVAEKSNGMILRFDNILNSASGDIAPTFNMMYPSPESVHVLSVK from the coding sequence ATGGAATTCAATAAAACATCACAACAAAAATTAAAACTATCATTACTTGCTACCGCTATGGCGTTCTCTTTGAGTGCCTGCGATGGTGATGATGGCGCCGATGGTATGAATGGCGTAGATGGAATTGACGGCGCACCCGGGCAAGATGGTGCTCCAGGTCAAGACGGAACACCGGGCTTTGCTTCAGCCACTTTCTTAGTAGCAAACAATGGCGATGAAAACCGTAATACAGTGACCTCTATCGACCAAAACGCGAATGCGTTATCAACGGTAACTACAGGGGCCAACGAAGGGATTGTATTCACTCAGGGTGGAACGTTAGTGCAAGCTGGCGATAGCGATTTACCATTACTGAGAACGCAATGTAATTTTGATGCTCAGGCCGATTACATGATGAGTACAGGACACGAGATAACAGGCGCAACTACCGGGCTGGTTAATCCTAAAGGTATTACTTTTGCACAGAACTCGGGCTTAGTCATGGTAGCTGATTTCAATGGTCAAAAGATAAGTGTTTTTGGCAGTCAAGCGGCAGGAGATGTTGCACCGATTGCTGAAATAATGACAACTACGAAACCGTGGGACGTGGCCTATGACGAACAAAGCGATAGATTATTCGTAGCACTAACCGATGGTACGTTAGCAGTATACGATAACGTCGCTGGCTCCAATTTTGCGCCCTCTGTTATGCGTTCGGTAGTACCTTCCGATGCCGAAGGCAATCAAATTTCGATTAATCTGCACGGTATTGTTTACGAGCCTATGTCTAATCGTATGGTATTGTCTGACGTGGGTGATGCCGCTGTTGCCGATGATGGTCAAATTTTTGTCCTAGACAATGTTTCTTCGGCAGATGGGGCTGTTGTACCAAGCAGAGTAATTGGCGGCGCGTCCACCCAGCTTGGCAATCCGGTGGATATTGTACTTACAGGCTCTGACCTACGTGTAGCAGAAAAGTCAAATGACGCTATTTTGGTGTTCTCAAATATTTTTAACGGTGCTAGTGGTGACGTTGCACCAACGCTATCAACGCCTTCTGTAAAACCAGAGTCGTTGGCCGAGCTAACTCAGCTCGACGATATGAAGGATGCTTCAGACGACGGTATAACCACCATGCCTATAATGGGCCTTGCGGTATCAAGTAACCCCTCAAGCGACAGCGAAACAACAGGACAAGTAGCGCAATACAGTGCCGTATTATCCAGTGAGTTAAGCACCTTCGATGCGAGTATGAGCATCGAGAGCGCAGCATTCACAGCAAGTGGAGACGGTGTGATTACTTTTGATAATGTGGATACCTCGACAGGTGGTTTACTTGTGGTAAATCGACTTAAAAGCACGCGAGACGGTATGATGTATAGCGATAGTTTCGACCACATGATAGTGGGTAGCGAAACAGGTTTGGTTGCCCCTAAAGGGCTTGATATCGCCTCAAAAGCCGGCGTGGTATTTGTTGCTGATGTTAATGAAACCACACCCGCTGTGCGCGTGTTTTCGCCTTGTGCGTCAGGCAACGTCGCGCCTCTATTAACGCTCGAAGCCACCAACGGGGCGCGCCCTTGGGACGTGGACTATGATCCATCTACAGATAGCGCGTACTTGGCTTTAACCAACGGTTCAGTAGCGGTATTTGAAGAAGTATTGCGCAAAATGGAGAGTGGTGAAACCGTTATTACTGGTGAAGATAGATTGATTATTCCAGCGAGTGGGGGAGCAGCGTTTGCTGCGCCAACCAACATACATGGCATAGACTATGACAGCCAAAGCGATAGCCTAGTCATTTCCGATGTGGGCAGCGCAGCAGATGCTACTGACGGAAAACTGTATGTAATTCCCGGAGCGGGAAGTGCTGATGGCTTAATTGATGTATCGGTGAATATTGCTGGACCGAACTCAATGTTGGGTAATCCAGTGGACTTAATGCTCAGCAATGGTCACGTCTACGTAGCAGAAAAGTCAAATGGTATGATTTTGCGGTTTGACAATATTTTAAACTCAGCCTCAGGGGATATCGCACCCACTTTCAACATGATGTACCCATCACCCGAATCGGTTCATGTGTTGTCAGTGAAGTAA